A region of Plantactinospora sp. BC1 DNA encodes the following proteins:
- a CDS encoding glycosyltransferase: MTSVVVAAHDEAAVLGRNLRTLLADAEPGEFEVVVVANGCTDATAAVARSVPGVLVRELPEPGKPAALNAGDEAVSGFPRIYLDADIALSTAGARALAAAVAAPGTLAAAPRRRLDTTGRPLLVRAYYAINARHPAYRNALFGRGAIALSAAGRARFGRFPDVVADDLFLDGQFTEAEKREVAEVATVVATPRRTADLLRRLGRVRAGNASLRAADDRVRPARRTSWLVDVVLPRPWLLPAGLCYLGLTLLAAASARRPVRDRWGRDESSRVPGAAGADGVTGAAP, from the coding sequence GTGACCAGTGTGGTGGTGGCCGCGCACGACGAGGCGGCGGTGCTCGGCCGGAACCTGCGGACCCTGCTCGCCGACGCCGAGCCGGGCGAGTTCGAGGTGGTCGTGGTGGCGAACGGCTGCACCGACGCCACGGCGGCGGTGGCCCGGTCGGTGCCCGGCGTGCTCGTGCGGGAGCTGCCCGAGCCGGGCAAGCCGGCCGCGCTCAACGCCGGGGACGAGGCCGTGTCCGGCTTTCCCCGGATCTATCTCGACGCCGACATCGCGCTTTCCACCGCCGGGGCCCGCGCGCTCGCCGCCGCGGTCGCCGCGCCGGGGACGCTGGCCGCCGCGCCGCGCCGCCGGCTCGACACCACCGGGCGGCCCCTGCTGGTACGCGCCTACTACGCGATCAACGCGCGGCATCCGGCGTACCGGAACGCGCTCTTCGGCCGGGGCGCGATCGCGCTCTCGGCGGCCGGTCGGGCCCGGTTCGGCCGGTTTCCCGACGTGGTCGCCGACGACCTCTTCCTGGACGGGCAGTTCACCGAGGCGGAGAAGCGGGAGGTGGCCGAGGTGGCGACCGTGGTGGCCACGCCCCGGCGCACCGCCGACCTGCTGCGCCGGCTCGGCCGGGTCCGGGCCGGCAACGCCAGCCTGCGTGCCGCCGACGACCGGGTACGCCCGGCCCGCCGTACCTCCTGGCTGGTCGACGTGGTGCTGCCCCGGCCGTGGCTGCTGCCGGCCGGACTCTGCTACCTCGGGCTGACCCTGCTGGCCGCGGCGTCGGCACGCCGACCGGTACGGGACCGGTGGGGCCGCGACGAGTCCAGCCGGGTTCCCGGAGCGGCCGGGGCGGACGGCGTGACCGGAGCGGCGCCGTGA